CACAAGGCACCGTAGAGGTGCCTTTTTTATTATTCTGTTTTGGCACAAAGAGAGGAGAAAAGCGCCATGCATTATGACCTTATCATCGTCGGAAGTGGGTCTGTGGGTGCCGCCGCTGGCTGCTATGCAACACATTCTGGCTTGAATGTCCTGATGATCGATAGCTGTCATCCCCCTCATCAGCAAGGTAGCCACCACGGCGATACACGCCTGATGCGCCACGCCTATGGCGAAGGCGAAAAGTATGTCCCGTTGGTGTTACGCGCTCAGAAACTTTGGGACGCATTACAGGAAATCAGCGGCGAGAAAGTGTTTCATCGCACCGGCGTGATTAATCTCGGGCCGTCTGATTCAACGTTTATCGCCACGGTGCAGCAAAGTGCGAAAAACTGGTCATTGCCGCTTGAAACATTGAGTGCTGAAGCAGTAATGACCCGTTGGCCACAGATAACCGTTCCCGAAAACTATCTCGGCTTGTTTGAGCCGAACTCTGGCGTACTGCGCAGCGAGTTGGCGATTAAGACCTATATTCGACTGGCAAACCAGGGTGGCTGTGCTCAGCTGTTTAATTGCCCTGTGACCGACATTCGTCATACCGCTGAAGGTGTGGTCGTTAACACGCAGGAAGGTGAATTCACCGCGGACAAACTGCTGATCAGTGCCGGAACGTGGGTCACCAAATTAATACCTGAACTGCCCATCACCCCGGTGCGTAAAATCTTCAGCTGGCATCAGGCGGATGGGCGCTACAGTGAAAAGAATCATTTCCCGGCTTTTACCGCCGAACTGCCTGATGGGGATCAGTATTACGGTTTCCCAGCGGGCGAGGATAACGAGCTGAAGCTCGGCAAACATAATGGCGGTCAGCCGATAAGCGAACCGCAACAGCGTAAGCCCTTTGGTGCCATCGCGACGGACGGAAGTGAAGTGTTCAGCTTCTTGCGCCAGATAATGCCAGGTGTTGGCGTCTGCATGCATGGCGCCGCCTGCACGTACGATATGTCACCGGATGAAGATTTTATTATTGATACCCTTCCGGGCCATGACAACACACTGGTGATTACCGGTTTGAGCGGACACGGATTTAAGTTCGCCTCAGTGCTTGGGGAGATAGCCTGTCAGTTTGCACTCGGCAAAGAGTGGAGCTTCGACCTTACGCCGTTCTCACTCTCGCGTTTTAAGGTTGCCATAGACTGATGTGATTGATACCCAAAATAATTCAAGTTGCAGGACAAGAGGCTTTAGCCTTTTGAACAGCGCTTGCGCTGGCCCCAAAGGGGCGAGGCTACGCCGAGTAACGCGGCGAATTCACTCCCCCCAGGAGCTTACTAAAGTAAGTGACTGGGGTGAGTGAATGAAGCCAACGCACATGCAGCTTGAAGTATGAAGGGTATTACTCGGGATCGGGGATCCCCAACGTAGTATTCAACGCGCCACGGGATTTGTTGAAAATCTTATTTCCATTTTCCCGTCCTGCACGACGGCGGCGTTGTTCTTCAGGAGAAAGCGCCAGCTCTTCACGACAAATTTCACTACAGCATCCGGTAAACTTCTCAGCACAACTTGGGCACTGAATAAACAGCAGATGGCAGCCGTCATTTTTGCAGTTGGTATGGTTGTCGCAAGATGCGCCGCACTGATGGCAATGGGCAATCACATCATCGGAAATGCGCTCGCCCATACGTTCGTCGAAAACAAAGTTTTTCCCGACAAAACGCACCGGAATGCCTTGTTCACGCGCACGTCTTGCGTACTCGATAATCCCGCCTTCAATGTGATAAACGTTCTTAAAACCATTGTGTAGCATCCAGGCGCTGGCTTTCTCGCAGCGGATCCCACCGGTACAATACATGACAATTTTCTTGTCTTTGTCTTCCTGAAGCATATCGACCGCTTTCGGCAACTGCTCACGGAAGGTATCCGCAGGGATCTCCATCGCATCCTGGAAATGACCCACTTCGTATTCGTAATGGTTGCGCATGTCGATGAACACCGCTTCCGGGTCGTCGAGCATAGCATTCACGTCTGCCGCTTTGAGGTATGCGCCGACATTGCTGGCATCAAACGACGGGTCATCAATTCCATCCGCGACAATACGGTCGCGAACTTTCATGCGTAATACCCAAAACGATTTGCCGTCGTCTTCGAGCGCAATATTCAGGCGCACGCCATTGAGTGCGGGATGAAAACCGTAAAGTGTTTCGCGGAACGCATCCACTCGGCTTTGAGGAACGCTGATTTGCGCGTTAATCCCTTCATGGGCGAGGTAAACGCGACCAAATACATTGAGCGATGTAAACGCCTGGTAAAGCGCATCACGAGTCGTTTGAGGTTCTTCAATGGTGAAATATTTATAGAATGAGATCGTGGTGCGCGGCTCAGTTTCAGCCAGCATGCGCACACGCAATTCTTCATTCGATATGCGGTTGTGTAACACTGGCATGGTGTTCGCTCTGCAATCGTTGAGAAAAAAGTGGGCTGCATCATATAGCAATTAACGTTAATTTACATCCCTGCATTTTGCGTAACATTTCCCTTATCTATCCGCACCAAAAACAACAACAGGTGGAATATCAAGCACTCTGCCACGGTTAATTTTGGATGATTCATAATTAATGTCACAATAGTCTGACTCAAGAAGATCCGGCATTTGCCGTCACAATAGGTTTTACATGACGAACTTACCGCAATTCTCGCGCGCACTACTTCATCCCCGCTATTGGGGAACCTGGTTAGGTATTGGCCTACTCTATTTAATTACTTTGCTCCCTTATCCCGTCATTTATCGACTCGGGCGTGGCCTTGGTCAACTTGCAAGACGGTTTATGAAACGCCGCGTCAGAATTACCCGCCGCAATCTTGAGCTCGCCTTCCCCCACAAAACAGCGGAAGAACGCGAATATTATCTCGAGAAAAACTTCGAATCAGTCGGCCTCGGCCTGATGGAAACCGGCATTGCCTGGTTCTGGCCAACCTGGCGTATTCGACGCTGGTGCGATGTTTCCGGTGTTGAACAGATTCATGCGGTTCAGGAAGCAAAACGTGGCGTGTTGCTCATTGGCATTCACTTCCTGACGCTTGAATTAGGGGCGCGAATGTTCGGCATGAACACGCCAGGAATCGGGGTTTACCGCCCGAATGACAACCCCCTTCTTGACTGGCTACAAACCTGGGGTCGTATGCGTTCGAACAAAAGCATGATCGACAGGAAAGATCTCAAAGGGATGATCCGCGCCCTTAAACAGGGCGAAATCATCTGGTACGCACCGGACCACGATTACGGCCCACGCGGCAGCGTATTTGTCCCATTTTTTGGCGTTGACGAAGCCGCCACTACCACCGGAACCTACACGCTGACACGGATGTCCGGTGCTGCGATTGTGCCAATGGTTCCCAGACGCAAACCGGACGGTAAAGGTTACGAGCTGATTATTCTGCCTGCAGAATTTTCACCCCCGCTGGAAACCCCTGAAGGCACCGCAATCTGGATGAATAAAATCATCGAGCAGTGCATTTTGATGGCTCCCGAGCAGTACATGTGGTTGCACCGCCGTTTTAAAACGCGCCCTAAAGGCGTGCCATCACGGTATTAACTTCGGTACCTGGGTGGCTTTTGCCACCCTTAACTCATTCTGAAATTGTATTTCAGAAACATTGCCCCACCTCGGCTTCAGGCGCATAATTAGCAAGGTAATAATTCCCACACACATCTTTCTCTGCCTTGAAATGGAGCGTTATGACTCTCCCTGAGAACACGATCAACTGGAAACGAAATCTCACCGTTGCATGGCTTGGGTGTTTTCTTACTGGTGTCGCATTTAGCCTGGTTATGCCTTTCCTCCCGCTCTATGTCGAACAACTTGGCGTAACCGGGCACAGCGCGCTCAACATGTGGTCTGGGATTGTTTTCAGTATCACCTTTTTGTTCTCAGCTATCGCGTCACCTTTCTGGGGTGGGCTTGCCGACCGCAAAGGCCGCAAGATTATGCTGCTGCGCTCCGCGCTGGGGATGTCCATCGTGATGGTGCTGATGGGCTTTGCGAGTAATATCTGGCAATTTCTGGCGCTTCGCGCGCTGCTCGGGCTGTTGGGCGGATTTGTACCCAATGCAAACGCGTTGATTGCCACGCAGGTACCCCGTCATAAAAGTGGTTGGGCGCTAGGTACGCTGTCTACCGGTGGTGTGAGTGGCGCACTTCTTGGGCCAATGATTGGCGGTTTTCTGGCGGATACTTACGGCCTGCGTCCGGTGTTTTTTATCACTGCTGCCGTGCTCTTTACCTGTTTCGTTTTTACCTTGTTCTGTATTCGTGAACAATTCACTCCCGTGCACAAAAAGGACATGCTTCACGCACGCCAGGTCTTCACATCACTCAAAAATCCTCGTCTGGTGCTAAGCCTTTTTGTCACCACCATGATCATTCAGGTCGCCACCGGATCTATCGCCCCGATTCTTACGCTTTACGTGCGTGAACTGGCGGGAAATGTCAGCAATCTGGCTTTTATCAGCGGGATGATTGCCTCTGTTCCCGGCGTTGCAGCACTGATCAGTGCGCCGCGACTGGGGAAACTGGGAGATAGAATCGGGCCTGAGCGGATTTTAATCTGCGCCCTAGTTTTCTCCGTCTTGTTGCTGATCCCGATGTCGATGGTACAAAACCCGTGGCAATTAGGCGTGTTACGCTTCCTGTTAGGCGCCGCTGATGGCGCGCTGCTGCCTGCGGTTCAAACCCTGCTTATCTACAATTCCAGCAATCAAATTGCCGGGCGTATCTTTAGTTATAACCAGTCATTCCGCGATATCGGTAATGTCACCGGTCCGTTGATGGGTGCCGCAGTTTCAGCCAACTATGGCTTTCGCACGGTATTTTTAGTCACTGGCTGTGTGGTTCTTTTCAATGCGCTTTACTCATGGATAAGCCTGCGTCGCCCAACAGAACGCGTGAGTGTTTCGGAAGATTAACGACAAATACCCAAAATAATTTGAGTTACATCGCGGCGGCAAGAGAACGAACCCCGATGAGCTTACATATGTAAGTGATTCGGGTGAGTGAACGTAGCCAACAAAGAGGCAGCTCGAAGTATGAAGGGTATTAATTTCATACTTGCAACTTTGGAGACAGCGTCAACAATTAACTTGAAATGACACCGGAGCGCGCTCCCTGACCTGTTTACAAAGGAGATCACCATGAGTTTATATGCCACGCTGGAAGAGGCCATTGATGCTGCACGCGAGCTCTACCTTGTAGAAAACCCCGAGCTTGATGAAGAGAGTGCCAGTGTTCAACAACTGAACATTCAAAAGTACATTCTTCAGGACGGCGATATTATGTGGCAGGCCGAGTTCTTTGCTGATGACAGCGAAGATGGTGAATGTTTGCCGATGCTCAGTGGTGAAGCGGCGCAAAGCGTGTTTGATGGCGACTATGACGAAATAGAGTTACGCCAGGAGTGGATCGAAGAAAATACGCTGCATGAATGGGACGAAGGTGAATTTCAACTTGAGCCGCCTCTGGACACCGAGGAAGGACAGACTGCGGCTGATGAATGGGATGAACGATAAGATTTATTCGTAAGGCCCATGGCTGGCATCAATCGGCAGTAACAGTGTGTCGAAGACCAGTGAAAAGGGCAAATCGAGCACCGTGATATAGCGCCAGGCGCTGTCACGCACATCCCACTGCACACCGGGGTAATACTGATTACCGTGTCCCTGCCCCGGTACAGCACGACTAATAATGCTGCCGCACCCACTGAGTACGCACGCGACCATTACCACAACAATCATTCTTAGCAATTTTATCTCCTGCCGCTGAGCGCAAAAAAATGCCGCCCCGAAGGCCGGCATTGATGACGCGATTCGCGCTTTATTTGGACGGTAATGCCTCTGGGTTCAGATTAACCGTTTTGTAGTTATCCACCCAGGACGAATAGCGCTCCGGGTTTGACCACACACGGTAATGCAGACGAGACATGGTTACCGGGTCGCTTAACAACACCAAGCGACGATCGCGATTGAGTTTCTCAGGCGTTTCATTCAGCGCCTGTTCAACGTGACGATCACGGGCAATCTCCAGCACTTGACTTGCACGGTGACGCGCCGTAGCCATCGCCGTAGCCAGGGCATTAAACGACGGGTTAAACACCGCGTGCATAAACCCATCATCCAGCGTACGGCTGCGGTTAAGCTTCAGGTAGTTATCTGTATCGACCAGAACCTGCGGAGGAGAATACTCTTCCGGGATCAGGAACAACTTCCAACGCTTAGTACGCAATCCGATTGTCGCACGGCTTGAAATCACCGAGACGAACGGCGACAGAATCAGTGAGAACACGATTGGCGCAAGCCAGAACAGGAAACGCAAATCCAACCACGCCATCCCAACAGCCCACACCAGCCCCAGCAGAAGCTGAGAACCGTGGCGCATGAATGCTTCGCCCCATGGTGTGGAGTCATCGTCGCGCTGTGGCGAGTTCCATACCACTTCCCAACCGAGGAACGCGCTGACCACAAACACGGTGTGGAACAGCATACGTACCGGAGCCAGTAGCACAGAGAACAGCACTTCCAGCAGCAGCGAAAGCGTCACGCGGAAGAAACCGCCGAACTCTTTCGAGCCTTTGCACCAAATCAGAATGATGCTCAGAAGCTTCGGCAGGAACAACAACACCATGGTGGAAGCAAACAACGCAATCGCCAGTTCCGGACGCCACTGCGGCCACACCGGGAATAGCTGGCGCGGTTGCAGGAAGTATTGCGGTTCTGTCAACGCGTGTACCACCTGCAAGGCAGTCGATAACGCAAGGAACATAAACCACAACGGCGCGGACAAATAAGACATGACGCCGGTCAGGAACACCGCACGGTGAACCGGGTGCATCCCTTTTACCAGGAACAGACGGAAGTTCATCAAGTTACCGTGGCACCAGCGGCGGTCACGCTTGAGCTCGTCCAGTAAGTTCGGCGGCAGTTCTTCATAAGAACCTGGCAAGTCGTATGCAATCCAAACGCCCCACCCTGCACGGCGCATCAGTGCCGCTTCCACGAAATCGTGAGAAAGGATAGAACCGGCGAATGAACCTTCACCAGGCAGCGGTGCTAACGCACAGTGCTCGATGAACGGCTTAACGCGAATAATAGCGTTATGCCCCCAGTAGTGGGATTCACCCAACTGCCAGAAGTGCAAACCCGCAGTAAACAACGGCCCGTAAACACGAGTCGCAAACTGCTGGCAACGCGCATACAGCGTGTCCATGCCGGACGCTTTTGGTGAAGACTGAATAATGCCCGCATTCGGGTTAGCATTCATCAAACGCACCAGGTTGGTCAGGCAGTCACCGCTCATGACGGAGTCAGCATCCAACACCACCATGTAGCTGTATTGATTGCCCCAGCGACGGCAGAAGTCATCGATGTTGCCACTTTTACGCTTCACACGGCGGCGGCGGCGACGGTAGAAGATCTGCCCTTCGCCCTGCACTTCGTTAATCAGCTCCATCCACGCTTTTTGCTCAGCAACACAGATATCCGGGTTGTAGCTGTCGCTCAGGATGTAAACGTCGAAGTGTTGCTGCTGGCCGGTCGCTTTTACCGATTCCCACGTCGCCCGCAGACCCGCAAAGACACGGTCTACGTCTTCGTTACAAATAGGCATAATCAACGCGGTACGGTTTGCCGGATCGATAGGTTCGTCGCCAACCGTTGAAGCAGAGATACTGTATTTATCTTTGCCCATCAGTAGCTGCAGGAAGCCCATCAACGCGGTCCAGAAACCGGCTGATACCCAACAGAACAGAATCGCAAACAGGATCAAGATGCCCGTCTGCAACACATACGGCAGCAGTTGCATGAAGGACACCCACAAATCCTGGCCGAACATGTCGGAAGGATTGATCAGTGCCCAGCCCTGATAAGGAAGAATGGTCTTCATGTACCAGGTTGCAACCACGGTCTGAGAAATCGTCAGCAGCAGCAGAATGTAACGTCGAATCGTCCCGACGGTACGCCATTTCTGCTCAGCTTCAGCTTCTTCTTTCGACATATAGCGAGGATTAACTTCCCGCCCGCGTAAACGATCCCAGAAACGACCGATCGGGTTGGTGCGCCACGGATCGGGGAACATAGAAGAACGCGTTGCTTTTGGCATTGCCTGCAACTGGGTGCGCCCTTCTTCATCCTCAATCAGTTGTTCACCGCCCAACGATCCTGGCCAACTCGCTTCGAGTCGGGCCTTTACCGAGGCTAAAGGGGAATCATCGGCTCTGTCATAGTGGTGCTCTTGCGCATCCAGCGCCTCATGCACCGCTTGCAGATCCGATGCAGGCAGAGCCGCTTTCTGCTCGGCAGAAAGCGGAAGGACATCAATATAAGCAGACGCAGTATCAGTAAACTTATTCATTGGCAGGTAGCTGGTAGCTCCAGGTTTCACTCAACGTTTGATCACCATTGACCAGCGCTGCACGCATTTCAGTCGGTTTCTTCTCATCTTTGACTTTCAGACGTACAGTCAAACGCCAGCCTTTGGTGACTGGGTTATAACGTACCTGGCTGTCAACGATTTCACCATTGTCACCAATGCTGGTTTGAGCTGTAACCGGCGTATCTTGCGGCAGTTTTTTCATATCCGCACCGACGTAATCAACGATAAATGCAATAGTGCCGTCAGGTTGGCGAATCAGATTCGACTGTTTAACATCACCGTTTGAGCGGCGAGTCTGCGCAACATACGCGTTATCTGGCGCATGCATTTTGTCTTCGTCACGGCTGAAAGTAATGGTGTACTTGAAGTTCATCTCTTTGCCTGGTTCCGGGAGTTGATCCGGAGTCCAGTAAGCAACGATGTTGTCATTGGTTTCATCGTTGGTTGGGATTTCAACCAGTTCGACGCGACCTTTACCCCAATCACCTTGCGGCGCAACCCAGGCACTTGGACGCTGATCGTAACGATCGTCAAGATCTTCAAAGCGCGAGAACTGACGGCCACGTTGCAGCAAACCAAAGCCAACCGGATTTTCTGTCGCGAAGGAACTCACCGCCAGATGTTTCGGGTTGTTCAGCGGACGCCAAATCCACTCACCGTTACCGGCATGGATAGACAGACCGTTGGAATCATGTAATTCAGGACGGAAGTTGCTGCCTGGTGATGGCTGATTTGGCCCAAACAGGAACATACTGGTCAGCGGTGCAACACCCAGCTTGCCCACTTTGTCGCGCAGATACACTTTCGACTGCACGTTAACCACCGTGTCACGGCCAGGGGTAATCACAAAGCGATACGCCCCCGTAGCACGTGGAGAATCAAGCAACGCATAGAGGGTCAGCGTTTTATCACCCGCTTTCGGGCGCTCAATCCAGTACTCACGGAAACGTGGGAACTCTTCGCCAGATGGCAAAGCAGTGTCGATTGCCAAACCACGAGCAGACAGGCCATAAACCTGACCTGAGCCAATCACACGGAAATAACTCGCCCCGAGCATGCTGACAATTTCGTCGTTTTTATCTTTGCTGTTGATCGGATAGAGCACTTTGAACCCGGCGAAGCCAAGATCTTTCACGGTGTCTTTATCGTGTTTTACATTACCGAAATTAAAGTAATCCGGGTTGTACTTGATCTTATGAACCGCAGTTGCTGTCACTTCATTGATAGCAACAGGGGTGTCGAAGTACATACCCTGATGATAAAATTCAAGCTTAAATGGGGTCTTTAACTTGCTCCAGTAGGCTTTATCATGATTGAACTGGATCTGCTGATAATCCGCATATTTCATGTCGCGGAAGAGCGAAGGCAGATTGCTTTTCGGTGCTTCGTAGCTTTTGCCCGCTAATGTTTTCGCTTGTTTTGCGACATCATCGATGGTGAAGGCCCAAACCGAGGTGGTATAAAGTGACAACATGACTGCCGCACCGAGCCCACACATTTTCATCATTTTTAGTTTATGTTTCATATTAACCAGCACATCCCCCTTTGTGTGCTTAAATCAATCCAATCCATTTTAATGGAAACTTCTGCTTTCCGACAACCAAATACCCGCATTGTTCAGCGCACTGGCTCAGCCTTTAAGCAAAAAAAGACAACTGCTTACGCTTTCAGAGCCCATCCAGGAGACAGGATGTCATGGTTAGTGTAGGGTTGCCACGGAATTGATACCGTTCGGGACTTCAAGCCTATTGGGATATGTTCTTAAGGATAAGGCGATTCGTCCGATAATGTCTGGAGTATTATGAGTAAAGCACCACAACAACGCGAGTTTTTCCTCGATTCAATCCGAGCCTGGTTAATGCTCTTAGGCATTCCGTTTCATATCTCGCTTATCTATTCAAGCCACCACTGGCATGTCAACAGCGCTGAAGCCTCATGGGGATTAACCCTGTTTAATGACTTCATTCACGCCTTCCGTATGCAGGTGTTCTTTGTCATTTCTGGCTATTTTTCTTACATGCTTTTTTTGCGCTACCCGCTTAAACGCTGGTGGAAAGTACGCGTGGAGCGTGTTGGTATCCCGATGTTAACTGCCATTCCGTTGCTGACTCTGCCGCAATTTTTAATGCTGCAACACGTTAACGACAAAGCAAAAAACTGGCCGGGTCTTACCCCTTACGAAAAATACAACACACTGGTTTGGGAACTGGTTTCCCATTTATGGTTCTTGTTAGTGATGGTGGTATTGACGACAATTTGTTTGTTTTTGTTTCGACAAATGAAAGCCCGTCTTGAGAAGACACCAGAAAATAACGCTTCCGCCATTACGTTAGGAAAGCTCTCAATTGCCTTCCTGGGCTTCGGCTTTTTATACGGCGCCATTCGCCGCACTATTTTCGTTATTTACTCACCGATATTAAGTGATGGTCTGTTTAACTTTGTGGTGATGCAGACGCTGTTTTATCTGCCATTCTTCATGCTGGGTGCTTTAGTGTTTGTACGCCCACAACTGAAAGCCCTGTTCACGACCCCGTCACCATGGTGTGCTGCAGGTGCGGTCGTGGCGTTTTCTGCCTATCTGCTGAACCAGCGTTACGGCAGCGGTGATGCCTGGATGTATGAAACCGAAAGCGTCATCACGATGGTATTAGGACTGTGGATGGTCAACGTGGTGTTCTCACTTGGCCATAAACTGCTGAACTTCCAATCCCGGCGCGTCACCTATTTCGTGAATGCATCACTGTTTATTTATCTGGTGCACCACCCACTGACGCTCTTCTTTGGCGCCTATATCACGCCGCATATTGATTCAAATATTGTGGGCTTTATTACGGGGCTTATCTTTGTGGTGGGTACAGCGATAGTTTTATACGAAATCCATCTGCGCATTCCGCTGCTGCGTTTCTTATTCTCCGGCAAACCGCAGAATGTGGCGGTCAAAGTGGCAAGTTAGAGTAACCACTCAATAGGCAAGCGATAAACTAACCGCACCAGGGCCCGTTGCCAGAAACGGGTGTGCGGTTCTTTCTTCCAGACGATCTCTTTGCCCTCACAGTTTTCCACCCAATTCACTCGCCCCCAGCGGTCTAAACGCAGCGCCCATGCGGCCTCTTTTTGGCTCTGCGTGAAACGTTGGTGGATATCCTCCGCCAGTGCTGCGCTCTCTATCACAAATCCCATTTCGGTATTGAGCATGGCTGAGCGCGGGTCAAAATTGAATGAGCCGATAAATACTTTCTGCTTATCCACGCTGAAGGTTTTGGCGTGCAAACTGGAGCCCGAATGTCCGGTTAGACCCCGGTCGCGCGGCCTGCGAGGGCCGTTGTTTTCTGGTTTTAATTCATAAAGTTCGACGCCATGACGGAGCAATTTTTTACGCCAGCGTGCATATCCGGCATGCACCACCGCGACATCGTTGGCGGCCAGAGAATTGGTGAGGATGGCTATTTTCACCCCTTTGCGCACCAGACCGAGAATTTGCGCGACACCGGCACGAGTCGGGACAAAATAGGCAGAAATAATGTCTATTTCCTGTTTTGGCAGGCCAATCACGTTGATCAGACGCTGTGGGAGCAACGTATGATTGCGCGCCCTTCCCTGCCCCTTACGCGGATCGTCACTGAGCAAACGGGTTTTAGCCCAGTACATATTTAACCTGCGAGCCACAAGATCCGTCGCAAACTGGCTGGTGGTCAGGCGATCAAGATAGCGTCGCGCCGTCGGATCGTTACGCCAGTCGTCGGGTAATTGTACCCGTTGCTGTAGAACATCGGCGTCAACGTCCAGGACTTTGGCAAGCGTCGAAACGCACTGGCTGTTCCAGTAGCGCTCAAAATCCTGGCTGACATTGCCCACCACCGGGCCAACCGCCAGCACATCTAAATCTGAAAACAGCGGTTGTTTACCGACGCCAAAATAGGCATCGCCGACATTGCGACCACCAACAATCGTTGTTTCACCATCCACGGTGAAACTCTTGTTGTGCATCCGGCGATTCAGACGGGCAAAGTCGGTTAGGTAACCAATGGCGCGAAACAAGCGAAATGAGAAAGGATTAAACAGGCGAACTTCAATGTGCGGATGAGAGTTAAGAAGCTCTAAAATATTATCCAGCCCATTGGTGTTGTTATCATCAAGCAACAGCCTGACTCTCACTCCGCGGTCAGCTGCCGCCAACAATGCACTAAATAACAGCCGCCCGGACATATCGTCCTGCCAGATGTAATACTGCACATCGAGGGTATTTTCCGCCATGCCGCACAACAGATAACGTGCGGTAAACGCATCAAGGCTATCCGCAAGAGGATGAATACCGCTCACGCCAGGATGCTCGGCGAGCGCAGGAGTAATCGCTCTCCCCAGGCGGGTGGCGTGATGATTCCTCACGTTAGAGCTGGGCAAGTAGCTGTTGATAAATCTGGGTATTTTCGTCATCGAAACAGACGAAAACGACTTCTTCGGGCAACGGACGCAGACCGATATATCGATAAACCGTATCGACAGCTATTTTCGCGGCCAACTCTTTTGGGAAAGCATAGGCTCCGGTGCTGATTGCCGGAAACGCGATAGTGCGATAACCATTGGCTGCGGCTAAATCCATGCTGTTGCGGTAGGTTTGTTCAAGCAATTCAGCTTCGTTTTCTTCACCACCGCGCCACACCGGGCCGACCGCGTGAATCACCGCTTTAACCGGAATATTTCCAGCTTCAGTAATCACCGCATGCCCAGGTTGACAGTCGCCCTGTTGACGACGAATGACTTCACAGGCCGCCAATAATGCAGGCCCAGCCGCACGATGAATTGCGCCATCAACACCACCGCCGCCCATCAGGGAGGAATTCGCCGCATTGACTATCACGTCAACTTTAGCGTGGGTGATATCGCCTTGTATCACCGACAATCTTTCGCTCATTGGGAAATCTCCAGTTAGTCTTTGAGAGTAGTCTAAACTTGCCGGACCACTGACGTATACCCCAAAAAATTCAGCTTACTGAGGAATTACCTCTGACATCTACCCTCTGATTTTTCTCGATTATCCGATAAAAGCGCCAACATACCTGACGCATTTTTTTATTGCAGGCGCATCTGTAGCAAACTCCTGGCTGCAAAATAGACACTTAAAGAATAATCAGCTCTGGCGTGAAATTAACGGGGAAAGGCTGCTCGCCGCAACAGGCAATCAGTGAATCGTCGAGGCTAACATGATGTAAATAGCGGTCT
The nucleotide sequence above comes from Buttiauxella selenatireducens. Encoded proteins:
- the ymdB gene encoding O-acetyl-ADP-ribose deacetylase, which gives rise to MSERLSVIQGDITHAKVDVIVNAANSSLMGGGGVDGAIHRAAGPALLAACEVIRRQQGDCQPGHAVITEAGNIPVKAVIHAVGPVWRGGEENEAELLEQTYRNSMDLAAANGYRTIAFPAISTGAYAFPKELAAKIAVDTVYRYIGLRPLPEEVVFVCFDDENTQIYQQLLAQL